Proteins found in one Arthrobacter pascens genomic segment:
- a CDS encoding class I SAM-dependent methyltransferase, with protein MAQAPQDQIAPLLTSEGWELLASLGPYREDRAFELNSSLRKAGHSPALVSAVLTQSRLRTKAELKFGEFARQMLFTQAGLEQATRLNVAARHAERFAQAGISHVADLGCGLAADSLALASMGITVTAVEMDETTAACATVNLIPFPNATVVHSDAMTVPLDGVDGVWLDPARRVTSTSGTKRIWDPEAFSPPLSFVESLAATGRAVGVKMGPGMPHDSVPAGCEAQWVSVGGDVTEVTLWFNSVSRPGIRRAALLLGTQGAAEITSAEDFDGGPAAPVGPAEGYLYEPDGAVIRAGLVADVALQLGGHLVDEHIAYICAPELVDTPFARAYKVLEVMPYNVKALKAWVKENGVGVLDIKKRGTAVTPEELRKQLLPAGKNTGKNASKKTGSKTATLVLTRIGEDRVAISVEPV; from the coding sequence ATGGCTCAAGCACCGCAGGACCAGATCGCCCCACTGCTCACCAGCGAAGGCTGGGAGCTGCTGGCGTCCCTGGGTCCCTACCGGGAGGACAGGGCTTTCGAACTCAATTCTTCCCTCCGCAAAGCCGGGCACTCCCCCGCCCTGGTGTCCGCGGTCCTCACCCAGTCCAGGCTGCGCACCAAAGCTGAGCTGAAATTCGGCGAGTTCGCCCGGCAGATGCTGTTTACCCAGGCCGGCCTGGAGCAGGCCACCCGGCTGAACGTCGCGGCCCGGCACGCGGAACGGTTTGCGCAGGCCGGCATCAGCCACGTGGCGGACCTTGGCTGCGGGCTTGCTGCCGATTCATTGGCGCTAGCATCCATGGGCATCACCGTCACCGCAGTGGAAATGGACGAAACCACAGCAGCCTGCGCCACTGTGAACCTCATTCCTTTTCCGAATGCCACCGTGGTGCACTCCGATGCCATGACGGTACCGCTGGACGGTGTCGACGGCGTCTGGCTGGACCCCGCGCGCCGTGTTACCTCCACCTCGGGAACCAAACGGATCTGGGACCCTGAGGCGTTTTCCCCGCCGCTCTCCTTTGTGGAATCCCTCGCGGCGACCGGCCGTGCGGTCGGAGTCAAAATGGGCCCCGGCATGCCGCACGATTCAGTTCCCGCGGGCTGTGAGGCGCAATGGGTTTCCGTGGGCGGCGATGTCACCGAGGTGACGCTGTGGTTCAACTCCGTGAGCCGGCCCGGAATCCGCCGGGCCGCGCTGTTGCTCGGCACACAGGGCGCCGCCGAGATCACCAGCGCAGAAGACTTCGACGGCGGTCCGGCAGCGCCTGTGGGTCCGGCAGAGGGCTATCTGTACGAACCCGATGGTGCCGTGATCCGGGCAGGCCTGGTGGCCGACGTCGCGCTTCAGCTGGGCGGGCACCTGGTGGATGAGCACATCGCCTACATCTGTGCGCCGGAACTTGTGGATACCCCCTTCGCGCGGGCCTACAAGGTCCTGGAAGTAATGCCGTACAACGTCAAGGCGCTCAAGGCCTGGGTGAAGGAGAACGGCGTCGGAGTGTTGGACATCAAGAAGCGCGGCACTGCGGTCACTCCGGAGGAGCTGCGCAAGCAGCTGCTCCCGGCAGGGAAAAACACAGGGAAGAACGCCAGCAAGAAAACAGGAAGCAAAACAGCCACCCTGGTCCTGACCCGCATCGGGGAGGACCGGGTGGCCATCTCGGTGGAACCTGTCTGA